One genomic window of Solanum dulcamara chromosome 10, daSolDulc1.2, whole genome shotgun sequence includes the following:
- the LOC129870953 gene encoding diacylglycerol O-acyltransferase 1A-like produces the protein MKINEPSPESITLSSDENNNNLRRRHGGSGGDESVDAVTKLDSSSAEASSSTDDVTSDVRDGLDRVSEVVSTTVEKISDGDGIQEEQRKENETTLLKYVYRASAPAHRRNKESPLSSAAIFKQSHAGLLNLCIVVLIAVNSRLIIENLMKYGLLIGSGFWSSSTSVRDWPLLMGCLSLPIFPLAAFLVEKMAQKKYMTEHVFVTFHIVITTASILYPVLVILRCDSAFLSGVTLMMLACIVWMKLVSYAHTNYDMRQLAKSVDEGENSEINYSYNVSFKSLAYFMVAPTLCYQLSYPRSASIRKGWLARQLIKLVIFTGLMGFIIEQYINPIVRSSQHPLKGDLLYAIERVLKLSVPNLYVWLCMFYCLFHLWLNILAEILRFGDREFYKDWWNAKTIDEYWRLWNMPVHKWMVRHIYFPCLRNGIPKGVAMVISFFISAVFHELCIAVPCRLFKFWAFLGIMFQIPLVILTNFLQNKFKNSNVGNMTFWCFFCIVGQPMCVLLYYHDVMNRNGSAS, from the exons ATGAAGATCAATGAACCGTCGCCGGAGAGTATTACATTGTCGAGCGAcgaaaacaacaacaacctccGAAGACGGCATGGCGGCAGTGGTGGTGATGAATCTGTGGATGCTGTGACGAAGCTGGATTCGAGCTCTGCGGAAGCTTCTAGTAGTACAGATGACGTAACGAGTGACGTCAGGGATGGATTGGATAGGGTGAGTGAGGTTGTGAGTACGACAGTTGAGAAGATCAGTGATGGAGATGGAATTCAGGAGGAGcagagaaaagaaaatgaaacgaCGCTGTTGAAGTATGTTTATAGAGCGTCGGCGCCGGCTCACCGGCGAAACAAAGAAAGTCCTCTCAGCTCCGCTGCTATTTTCAAACAG AGTCATGCTGGCCTACTCAATCTCTGTATAGTGGTGCTTATTGCCGTAAACAGCAGGCTGATTATTGAGAATTTGATGAAG TATGGCTTGTTAATTGGGTCAGGCTTCTGGAGTAGTTCAACATCAGTAAGAGATTGGCCACTTCTGATGGGCTG TCTTAGCCTTCCAATTTTCCCTCTTGCTGCTTTTCTTGTTGAGAAAATGGCACAGAAGAAGTATATGACTGAACAT GTATTCGTCACTTTTCACATAGTTATAACAACAGCTTCCATTTTGTATCCAGTTTTGGTCATCCTCAG GTGTGATTCTGCTTTTCTATCGGGTGTCACACTAATGATGTTAGCTTGCATCGTGTGGATGAAACTGGTTTCTTATGCACATACAAATTATGATATGAGACAGCTTGCAAAGTCTGTGGATGAG GGTGAAAATTCCGAAATCAACTACTCTTACAATGTTAGTTTCAAGAGTTTGGCTTACTTCATGGTTGCTCCAACTTTATGCTATCAG CTTAGCTATCCTCGCTCTGCATCCATTCGGAAGGGTTGGCTAGCCCGCCAACTCATCAAGCTGGTAATTTTTACAGGATTAATGGGCTTTATCATTGAACAG TATATTAACCCGATTGTGCGAAGCTCACAACATCCATTGAAAGGAGACCTTTTATACGCCATCGAGAGGGTATTGAAGCTTTCAGTTCCAAATTTATATGTCTGGCTCTGCATGTTCTACTGCCTCTTTCATCTTTG GCTAAATATACTTGCGGAAATTCTGCGATTTGGTGATCGTGAGTTCTACAAAGATTGGTGGAATGCAAAAACAATTGATGAg TATTGGAGACTCTGGAATATG CCTGTACATAAGTGGATGGTTCGTCACATTTATTTCCCATGCTTAAGGAATGGCATACCAAAG GGAGTTGCAATGGTGATCTCTTTCTTTATATCTGCTGTTTTCCATGAG CTGTGTATTGCTGTTCCTTGTCGGCTATTCAAGTTTTGGGCATTCCTTGGAATCATGTTTCAG ATTCCCTTGGTCATACTCACGAATTTCTTGCAAAACAAGTTCAAAAACTCGAAT GTGGGCAACATGACATTCTGGTGCTTTTTCTGCATTGTTGGTCAACCAATGTGTGTGCTTCTGTATTACCATGATGTGATGAATAGAAATGGTAGTGCAAGTTAA
- the LOC129871337 gene encoding IQ domain-containing protein IQM1-like: MTVRSNSFKGIHLETKVQSNGVNKMMRKNSINLRNCEPKKLMLETSLSFKNLVQDLDISEWNEKKIRATDSLPEPSIRFSPRPVSELDAAAVKLQKVYKSYRTRRNLADCAVVVEELWWKALDFAALKRSSVSFFNGEKPETAVSRWARARTRAAKVGKGLSKDEKAQKLALQHWLEAIDPRHRYGHNLHFYYDIWFESESSQPFFYWLDVGDGKEINLEKCPRTNLQHQCIKYLGPKERESYEVVIQDGKLVYKQNGVFVETVEGSKWIFVLSTTRTLYVGQKKKGVFQHSSFLSGGATTAAGRLVAHGGVLKAIWPYSGHYHPTEENFREFISFLEEHSVDLTNVKRCSVDDDEQSFRANNEGSNHQPPVVKESPKRSTSDANDQTEEKAVVTMDDEREDKKQEDTSFSFAKRMSRKWSTGNGPRIGCVREYPTELQFRALEQVNLSPRVANGGFNMYGPIPSPRPSPKIHLSPRIAYMGLPSPRTPISAAN; the protein is encoded by the exons ATGACTGTTCGATCGAATAGTTTTAAAGGAATACATTTGGAAACTAAAGTCCAATCAAATGGGGTCAATAAGATGATGAGGAAGAATTCGATAAATTTAAGGAACTGTGAACCAAAGAAACTGATGTTAGAGACAAGTCTATCATTTAAGAATCTGGTTCAAGACTTAGATATATCAGAATGGAATGAAAAAAAGATTAGAGCAACAGATTCATTACCCGAGCCTTCGATTCGGTTTTCTCCACGACCTGTTAGCGAGCTTGATGCTGCTGCTGTTAAGCTTCAGAAAGTGTATAAGAGTTACAGGACAAGAAGAAATCTTGCAGATTGTGCTGTTGTGGTTGAAGAATTATG GTGGAAGGCTTTGGATTTTGCAGCTCTCAAACGGAGTTCTGTTTCTTTCTTCAATGGGGAGAAACCAGAAACTGCTGTATCGCGGTGGGCTAGAGCGCGTACACGAGCTGCCAaagttggtaaaggattgtCAAAAGATGAAAAGGCTCAAAAACTTGCTCTGCAACATTGGCTAGAAGCT ATTGATCCGCGACACCGGTATGGGCACAACTTACACTTCTATTATGATATTTGGTTTGAAAGTGAAAGCTCTCAACCTTTCTTCTACTG GTTGGATGTTGGAGACGGGAAAGAGATAAATCTTGAGAAGTGTCCGAGGACCAATCTGCAGCATCAATGCATCAAGTATCTTGGACCG AAAGAACGAGAATCGTATGAAGTAGTTATCCAGGACGGGAAACTTGTCTATAAACAAAACGGTGTCTTTGTGGAGACGGTAGAGGGTTCAAAATGGATCTTTGTTCTTAGCACAACAAGAACATTGTATGTAGGACAAAAAAAGAAAGGTGTGTTTCAACACTCGAGTTTTTTATCGGGTGGTGCAACCACTGCTGCTGGAAGACTCGTCGCTCATGGTGGTGTTTTGAAGGCTATTTGGCCATACAGTGGACACTATCACCCGACAGAAGAGAACTTCCGGGAATTCATTAGTTTCCTCGAGGAGCATAGCGTAGATCTTACAAATGTTAAG AGATGTTCTGTTGACGATGATGAGCAGTCGTTTAGAGCTAACAATGAGGGCTCGAATCACCAACCACCCGTTGTTAAAGAATCACCCAAGAGAAGCACTTCTGATGCAAATGATCAAACAGAGGAAAAAGCAGTAGTCACAATGGATGATGAACGCGAAGACAAGAAACAAGAAGACACATCGTTTAGCTTTGCTAAACGAATGTCTCGAAAATGGTCAACAGGTAACGGACCTCGTATTGGATGTGTTAGGGAATACCCAACAGAACTACAATTCCGAGCACTTGAACAAGTTAACTTGTCACCTCGGGTTGCTAACGGAGGTTTCAACATGTATGGCCCGATCCCCTCACCAAGGCCAAGCCCGAAGATTCATCTTTCTCCTAGGATTGCATATATGGGACTACCTAGTCCAAGGACACCTATTTCAGCAGCTAACTAA